TATCGAGATTCCATGATAACGCAAGCCGATCGCGATAAGTTATCATCTCGGGGATTTTATAATGGGTGTCGATGTGGACGAGCGGGAAAGGGACGTGTCCGTAAAACGCCTTGCGCGCGAGACACAACAGCACTGTGCTGTCTTTTCCGATCGACCATAACATACATAACGACTTAAATTGGCTGTAGGCCTCCCGGATGATGTGAATGCTCTTTGCTTCGAGCCGGTCAAGATGGTCCATGAAAAATGATCTCCTAAATTGTTTTTCGAATAAGTTCAAGCACTTTTTCGGCGCAATCCTCAACACTCATTCTTTCGGTATCGAGTATCAAATCTGGTTTTTCGGGAATTTCATAAGGGGAGTCGATGCCCGTAAAACCGGTGAGCTCGCCGCGCCTTGCTTTGGCATATAGTCCTTTCGGGTCGCGTTTTTCGCAGTCCTCGATGCTTGTATTCACATATACGAGCAAAAATTGCTTGCAGCGGCTCTTGGCAAAATCCCGCATTTTAACAAACGGCGAGATGGCGCTGACAAGCGCAATCACTCCGGCATCTTCAAACAGTGCCGCAACTTCTGCTGCACGACGAATATTTTCGTCTCGGTCGGCATCGGAAAAGCCGAGATCGCCGCAGAGTCCATGACGCAGATTGTCTCCGTCGAGCAAA
This sequence is a window from Oscillospiraceae bacterium. Protein-coding genes within it:
- the cysC gene encoding adenylyl-sulfate kinase, with the protein product MSENVVWQKRLTGEPDRIKANGHKGAVVWFTGLSGSGKSTVASLVEKRLVDEGLCAYLLDGDNLRHGLCGDLGFSDADRDENIRRAAEVAALFEDAGVIALVSAISPFVKMRDFAKSRCKQFLLVYVNTSIEDCEKRDPKGLYAKARRGELTGFTGIDSPYEIPEKPDLILDTERMSVEDCAEKVLELIRKTI